From Dreissena polymorpha isolate Duluth1 chromosome 15, UMN_Dpol_1.0, whole genome shotgun sequence, a single genomic window includes:
- the LOC127860851 gene encoding uncharacterized protein LOC127860851, with protein sequence MNVYDSLGGEDQGFYDLFRYIRISDQVQGDIKSKRIWISRKECPHHHHEDHCAGLGLKELKWLQDVTKFPTPEYWQGIFAKIRTFEKEMNMTIDDIRETDLEPSLDALLNDAFKLADTIIERSCDEDSDNYQCGQRQYDSDKDSSNTMPLLTMEDIRSMSDMDTGDQSPEPSDPAHSPTRPGCGFPHGNNFCDSHRRQYEYEKAKQERARAKLTARNRYLRRTLRSE encoded by the exons ATGAATGTGTATGACTCGCTGGGTGGAGAAGACCAGGGTTTCTACGACCTTTTCAG ATACATCCGCATATCAGACCAAGTGCAAGGCGACATCAAGTCA aaGAGGATATGGATCTCTCGGAAGGAATGTCCCCACCATCACCACGAAGATCACTGCGCAGGATTGG GCCTCAAGGAGCTCAAATGGCTCCAGGACGTGACCAAGTTCCCAACCCCCGAGTACTGGCAGGGGATATTCGCGAAAATAAGGACCTTCGAGAAGGAGATGAACATGACGATCGACGACATACGGGAAACGGACCTCGAACCGTCTTTAGACGCACTGCTCAACGACGCGTTCAAATTAGCAGACACAATTATCGAGAGGTCGTGCGACGAGGACTCGGACAACTACCAGTGCGGGCAACGCCAATACGATTCAGACAAAGACAGCAGCAATACAATGCCTCTTTTGACCATGGAAGACATTCGCAGTATGTCGGATATGGATACTGGCGACCAGTCTCCCGAGCCCTCCGACCCAGCACACTCCCCAACCAGACCCGGATGCGGATTTCCTCATGGGAACAATTTCTGTGACTCGCATCGGAGACAATACGAGTACGAGAAGGCCAAGCAGGAACGAGCCAGGGCCAAGCTTACTGCCCGCAATCGATACCTCAGACGGACTCTGCGTAGCGAGTAA